The segment caaaattattttttaatggtttatattattatccatttaataagaatatgaacaatatgCCCTTTTCAAGTCCTTTCTTTACATCGAAAGTTAATATATctcaagaaaaaaaaaaaaatatgatcAACACATATGGTGATAACCATGATGATCAAAATAAATTCAATGATTCGTTTGGATCTAATATAGAAGGTCAGAAGTATGAAGACAAAAATGATGTGAATCCATGTGAGGTATCATATCAACATAATCCTTATAGTAATAATTCTAATCAcatatatgatgataattatatttatgaaaaaataaaaaataacgAATTAAAGAATGATAATCCCtttaatgaaatattaaataattcaattttaaataatacCTGGATAAAGAATAAACCAGAATTAGGCTTATGTAAATTGATGATATATGATcactttttaattttatatggTACACCATATGTATGCAACGTTCATATGATAGGAAAACGGGCGAAAGCTCCTGAAGggaaaaataaagaagagAAAAATGATGAGGGAAAAAATGATGAGGAGAAAAATGATGAGGGAAAAAATGAcgaagaaaaaaatgatgaggaaaaaaatgacgaagaaaaatatgacgaagaaaaaaatgatgaagaaaaaaaaaagtatgaaatatataaacattataGTGACCAATCATtgaatgataataattcaaaatTTTGTGAGGAGGAGGTATGCAATAATAATCCTGTGGACCCAGGAACggaaaattttttaaaagagAGAAAAGAATATGTCGATAAGGAAAACGCAccatttatatgttatgatgataagtttgataaaataataatacataaatataaagatcttaaaaaaaaagatatattatttaatattgaATGTTATAAATTAGATGGGTTATGTGTAAATTGGAATGATATGTctgaaaatatatttcatgGCATAACATTAgaacatataaatgatacatataattattataaatcatattttaatttatccaaaaataatttatcatataaaattaatacaaataataatgaaaaaaataatcagaataattattatttctatgAATCTTCAACCTCTTCATGTAGTAGTAACACTTCTTGTTCCAATAGTTCGGATGATGATTTtgatttttctttttctgATTACCATagtttatataaaaaaaagttgaaaaataagaaaaaagaagCTGACAAAAAAGAGGACAAAAAAGAGGACAAAAAAGAGGACAAAAAAGAGGACAAAAAAGAGGACAAATTATCTAATCAAGAAtcttataaaaaacaaattgATGCAATTAATGTTTATGGTATTTTTGATCTACGTActattcataaaataacCACCAAACataattttacaaaaacgttatatttttatttttcaacAAACAAGGTANNNNNNNNNNNNNNNNNNNNNNNNNNNNNNNNNNNNNNNNNNNNNNNNNNNNNNNNNNNNNNNNNNNNNNNNNNNNNNNNNNNNNNNNNNNNNNNNNNNNaaaaaaaaaaaaaaaaaaaaaaaaaaaaaaaatatagatatatggcataaacatatatatatgtatatatatatatatatatatatgtaatatattttatatgagACATGAATGCAAGTACAAAAAGGAGAACAAAAAcaattgaaaaatataaatatgaacatatatacataatatatatatatatatatatatatatatatatttatttatttatattttttataacaatGTGGGACATATAAACAATTtggaaaagaaaaaaaaaaaagaaaaaaaaaagaaaaaaaaaaagaaaaaaaaggtccatttatattatattatgttatatatatatgtacatatataatgttcacataattatcatattatattttattttttaagttCCCTTAAAATTTCAACCATacacacacacatatatacatatatatatatatatatacatatatataatcctatgacatattttcatatgatgataccctataataattattattccCATTCATATATTCCTGTTGATTATGTActacattatttattttttgacAAGAATTGTTCGAACATTTTCCTGTATGAGTGTtgtgtatattttgttcattgtttaaataaacattttGTGGAGTTTCAACATTTGCATTATAATTTTGCACCTGGCATTTCCCTTTGTTATGttgtatattataagtATTATTTCCCAAATAATTTTGTGTGTCTTGATAATTTGTTGGTCTTTCATTTATAAGACTATTACATTTATCGaaattttttgtataaacAAGAGTATCAATATGTTGATGTGGATTAATACGTCCATGATgatttatatgtttatgtGCATAAgtttctttttcattatgTAATTGAAACGTATTTTGCTCGTCCTTATAATTGTTATGATCATATAATGTTATATCTTTTTCgttatatacattataattattattgttattattattattattattattattattattattattattattatcattatcatcatcattatcatcatcattatcatcatcatcatcattatcatcatcattatcatcattttttaattgaTCATCATCTACAATTTGTTCTtcttcataattattatcatacAATCTGTCATAAATAGCTCGTTCCTCATTTCCTGACTGTTCAGGAATTGCACCTTTTAGAAATGTTTCATAATTGCAATTTTGGCTAGTTCCTGACTTGTTCAGGTGTTGTTcgttatttttttgtggatgaatataattatagTTGAGAATATTTTTGATACGATTAGAATGGATCCATGGAAAATTAGTTCTTTTAACACCTTTAATATGTTGTGTTATCACATTTTCTTGAGGTCTTAATAGTAGGAAGGAATCTTTATGAgtatcaatattttttttttgagacattttattttttatatcacATATGGCTAGTGGTGTTAAAGTTCTATCTAAATTATCTCTAGCTTGTTTGGGTAAGTTGagtttttctttttcaaaAGGTCCATCAGGATTTGCAAAAGGAGGATTTCTATTATGAACAATAGGTAGTTTATCACTTCTGTCTGCATCATCTACAACAGtcaaaaaaatgttattttCTAAGTTTGATTTATTGTgtacataattttttcctGTGATTTTTTTCCATGTATGATAAGTTTTTTCTAAATCATAATCAtcaatattaatattaacaGTAGCGCTTCCACTTTTTCTTCCAACACAAATACTCATTTTTCCTTGTAAATCTGGAACAAGTTTAGTTTcgaaatatttttgttgaTTATCATATGTAGAATAAGAGACTA is part of the Plasmodium reichenowi strain SY57 chromosome 12, whole genome shotgun sequence genome and harbors:
- a CDS encoding thioredoxin-like associated protein 1, putative is translated as MLQHNDHSKNDMFPHERKEIRLGKKLVVQNCGLYMDGNKNAGVVCNRITELNINSRKKTSNNKSDSSQMKNVLNHINNKSLELIPSKRPLVSYSTYDNQQKYFETKLVPDLQGKMSICVGRKSGSATVNINIDDYDLEKTYHTWKKITGKNYVHNKSNLENNIFLTVVDDADRSDKLPIVHNRNPPFANPDGPFEKEKLNLPKQARDNLDRTLTPLAICDIKNKMSQKKNIDTHKDSFLLLRPQENVITQHIKGVKRTNFPWIHSNRIKNILNYNYIHPQKNNEQHLNKSGTSQNCNYETFLKGAIPEQSGNEERAIYDRLYDNNYEEEQIVDDDQLKNDDNDDDNDDDDDNDDDNDDDNDNNNNNNNNNNNNNNNNNNYNVYNEKDITLYDHNNYKDEQNTFQLHNEKETYAHKHINHHGRINPHQHIDTLVYTKNFDKCNSLINERPTNYQDTQNYLGNNTYNIQHNKGKCQVQNYNANVETPQNVYLNNEQNIHNTHTGKCSNNSCQKINNVVHNQQEYMNGNNNYYRVSSYENMS